GGCTCCGAAGGCCGGCGCCATGTCCCCTAGGCCACGGGCCCACCGGGGATGGTTCACGGTGGCCAAAGATAAACCTTGCGGTCTTTTCTCAGTTCTTATTTTGTCGCTGGAATCGCCCCGGAGAAAGCTCGATCCGGACATGTACAGGAGAACACTGGTGACGTTCTGGATCATCAAGAACCGTGGGGAAAAGTTTTGAGTGTCCGCCCGAGGGCGGACAAAAGGGAAGAGGAGTTCAGCCGAAGAGGGCACCGAGACCGGCGAGGGCCTCCTCCTCGCTGGCCTCCTCTTCCTCTTCCTCCTCTTCCTCAGCGGCGGCCTCAGCCGGAGCCTCGGCGGCCGGAGCAGCGGCAACGGCCACCGGGGCGGCGACCGGCATGGCGGCCTTCTCGATGACCTCGTCGATGTTGACGCCCTCAAGGGCGGCAACGAGGGCCTTTATCCTGGCCTCGTCCGGGCTGACACCAGCGGCCTCAAGGACGGCCTTGAGGTTCTCCTCGGTTATCTCCTTACCAGCGGCGTGGAGCAGCAGAGCGGCATACACGTACTCCATTTTTCGCACCTCCAATCATCTTCATTTTTTCATTCATTTCACACGGATTCGTTCAGGGATACGAGGGAAATGGAAAGTTCAGCCGAAGAGCGCGCCCAGTCCAGCGAGCGCGTCCTCCTCGGATGCCTCCTCCTCTTCCTCTTCTTCCTCGGCCTCCTCAACCTTCTCTTCAGCCGGCTGAGGGGCAGTTGCAACAGCCATTTGTGCCTGTTGGTTTAAAAGCTCTTTGGTCTTCTCGTCGAGCAGATCCTCAGGCAGCTCCTGGGCTATGAGCAGGACTGCACGGAGGGCCCTGCCAAAGATGTCCTCGACGGTCTCTGGGGTGACGTAGCCAGCCTCGACAGCGACGTTCTTCGCTCCGAGGAACGCCTTCTGGATGATGGCCTCGATGGTCTCGCTGGTCGGGTAGGCGGTGTTGACCGACAGGTTGAACGCGTGCATGTAGGCCTGCTGGAGCATGTTGATGTACTCGTTCTCGTCAATGGCAAGGACGTCCGGCGTGTAGACTATGCCATCCTCGTAGGCCGCGAGCAGGTTGAGACCGACCTCGAGCGGCTCGATGCCGAGCGCGTTGAGGATTCTCGCGAGCTGGTCGGTTATGACCTCGCCGGCCTTGAGGACGGTGTAGTCCTTCTGGATGCTGACCTTACCCTTCTCGATCCTCGCGGGGATTCCGAGGGCCTGCATCTCACCAACGAGCGGACCCGGAGCGAGTGAGGTCGGTCCTGCCGGAATGACGACGTCGTGCGGAACGACCGCTCCGGCCTTGGCCGGGGCCGGAGTCTTGCTCTCCTCAAGGAGCTTGTAGAGCTTGAAGGGGTTCATCTCGGTGGCGAGTATTCCGGCTCCGCCCTCGATGTGGTCGATGAGCTTCTCAAGCTCCGGGTTGTTGAGTTCTTCCGCGGCCCTCTTTATGGCGAGTTCGATGAGGGTGTTCCTGCTGACCCTCAGGAGCGCCTTTCCGCGGAGCTTCTCACGCATCTTGCTGAGCGGGTAGGCTGGGACGCCGGCCACATCGACGAGCGCTATCACTGGGTAGCTCTTGATGATCTTGGTGAGTTCTTCAACTTCCTTCTTCTTCCACTCGGCTACGTGGGCCATCTCACTCACCTCTCCACCTTAACGGCCGGTCCCATGGTGGTCTTGACGTACACTGACTTCACTTGGTTCTCGCCGCGCTCCAGCTTGTTGATTATGGCGTTGAGAACGGCCTCGGCGTTCTCGGCAAGCTTCTCGTCGTCCATGTCCTCGGTTCCTATCCTGGCGTGGACAACCGGGTTGTTCTTGAGCTGAACCCTGACGGTCCTCTTGAGCCTGGCCACGATCGGCTCGAGGTTGGTCATGGTCGGCGGAACGACCTGCGGCATCTTGTTCCTCGGACCGAGGTACCTACCGAGGTACCTACCGATCTTCGGCATCAGCGGAGCCGCCGCTATGAAGAAGTCGTAGTTCTTCGCTAGCTTCCTTGCCTCTCTCGGGTTCTTGGCCAGCTCCTCAAGCTGCTCTCCACTAATCACATCAAGCCCGAGCTTTTTAGCCGCCTCGGCAACGGCACCATCAGCGATGACCGCGATCTTAGGCTCCTTCCCACGACCGTGGGGCAGCACAACCTCAAGCTTGAACCTGTTCTCCGGCTTGCGGAGGTCGATATCCTTGAGGTTGACTGCCATCTCGACGGTCTGTGTGAAGTTGCGCGGCTTAGCCCGGGCCTTCGCCTCCTTCACCGCTTCCACGATTTTCTGCCTGTCAAAGGCCATTTACAGCCCTCCTTTCGGTTTTGATTTAAGCCCGAAAAAGTCAAAGATGCGTAAAAAGAGGGATTTTTAAACTTTTCCCTCACTCCTCGGCGTTGGCGAAAATCTCGTCGTAAACGCCTTCGTCAATTTCCCTCTGAACTTCCCTGGGATCCTTGCCTTCCACCGTGACGCCCATGCTGAGGGCAGTCCCAATGACCTCCTTGGCTGCAGCCTTGAGGTCAGCTGCAAGCATCTGCTCCTGCTTGGCCTTGGCTATCCTGATGACCTGCTCCATGGTGAGGTTCCCGACCGGAGTGTGGCCTGCCTCGCTTGAGCCCTTCGGGGCGCCTATCTCCTTCTTGATGAGCTGGCTGACCGGCGGGACACCGACCTCTATCTCAAAGGACTTCTTCTTGGGGTCGGTAACGATGATCTTAACGGGAACCTGCATTCCCTCGAAGTCCTTGGTGGCCTTGTTGATCTCGTCAACGACCTGTTTAACGTTGAGTCCGAGCGGACCGATAGCGGGACCGAGCGGGGGTCCGGGTGAAGCCTTTCCTCCCTCAACGAGCACCTCAACAATCTGTGCCATTTTTCTCACCTCTGTCTGTTGACCGTTCACTCCTTCTGGCGTTTGCTTATAAGTCTAACGTATTCGCCCCTCACCGTGACCGGGATCGGGACGACTGAACCTATTAGCTCAACGACTATCTCGTCCTTGGCCTCGTCAACCCTGACGACCTTCGCTTTCTCGCCCTTGAACGGGCCGGCGATAAGCTCAACGATGTCACCGGGTTCGAAGCCGCTCACAGCGGGCTTCTCCTCCAGGAAGTGCTCTATTTCCTCGAACCTGACCACTCCCGGAAGGGTGCCCTTGGCGTGGCGTATGCCCTTTATCGCCTCGTCGACGGCGCTCTTGCTCGGCGCCTCAACGAAGATGTAGCCCTTGACCTTTGAGGGCGCGAGTATGGCATAGACGGGAAGGTTGTATGTCTTAATCTTGCTGTATATTAGCTTGGCGGTGGTCTCTTCCTGGCCCACCGTGACGCGTACTGTGAATATCTTGCCATCGCTCATCTTATATCACCCGGGTTTGCTGGCTTATGAGCCGGTGATGAGGTAGCCGAACAGGCGGATTATGAGGCCTATTGAGCCTATGAGTATCATTCCGATGCCGGTAATCTTGGCAGCCATCTTAAACTCCTTTGAACCCGGCTTCTTCGTGACAAGCAAAACCCTCCGCGACTCCGCGAAGAAATTTTTAAGCTTTTCCGTGTTGGTTGCCACCGTCGTCACCTCTTTAAATTTTGAAAATGAAAGGGTAGTCAAAGCTCCTCAAGGTCGAGTTTAATAACTTTTCTCTCCTGCTCCTCCCCATAGTAGGAGGTGGGTTCCTCTTCCGCTACGGCGTAGGGTGAGCTGACACCCGTGACCACGATGAGTATCCTTATCATCTTGCCTAGCTCCTCGTCGAGCTGGATTCCCCAGATGACCTGGGCCTCGGGATCAAGCTTGCTCGTGACCAGCTCGATTATCTGCTGGGCCTCCTCGAGCTTGACGTCGCTTCCGCTGATGCTTATCAGAGCGCCCTTCGCGCCGCTTATGTCGACGTCGAGGAGCGGGCTGTTGAGGGCCTGCTGGGCGGCCTCAAGTGCCCTCTTCTCGCTGTCGCTCTCGCCGATACCGATCATGGCAACGCCGCCGTCCTTCATGACGGCGCGGACATCATTGAAGTCGAGGTTGACGAGACCGGGCTTGGTGATTAGCTCGGTTATTCCCTTGACGGCCTGGACGAGTATCTCGTCGGCGACCTTGAAGGCCATGTGTATCGGCAGGGTAGGAGCTACCTCCATGAGCTTGTCGTTCGGGATGACTATGACGGTGTCGCTGTTCTTCCTGAGCCTCTCGAGGCCGTACTCGGCGTTCTTGATGCGCCTTATGCCCTCAACGGTGAACGGGAGGGTGACCACTGAGACCGTGAGGGCGCCCATCTTCTTGGCCATCTCCGCAACGACCGGGGCGGCACCGGTACCGGTTCCGCCGCCGAGACCGCAGGTTATGAAGACCATGTCGGCCCCTTCGAGGGCGTCCCTGATTTCCCTCTCGCTCTCCTTGGCGGCCTCTTCGCCCATCTTGGGGTTGTTTCCAGCACCGAGACCCCTTGTAAGCTCCTTTCCGATGAGTATCTTCCTGTGAGCGCGAACCTTAAGGAGGTCCTGGGCATCGGTGTTAACCGCGATAACCTTCGCTCCCTGGATGCCGACCTGCATCATCCTGTTGATGGTGTTACAGCCGGCACCGCCGACACCAACGACATATATCTTGGCCTGAATCTGCTCAAGAATCCTCTTGAGCTCCTCATCGATGTCAGTCTGGGGGGCCTGGGCCTCCGGAACCTTGTTAGGGCCAACGGAGGTTCTTTCAATGGCGTCTTCAATCAGCTTCAGCATCTTTTCACCCTCCGGGCAATTTAACATCTGTTCCACTTTGTACGCACCTAGTATATAAATTTAGCTAAGGGCAAGTGCTGATTTTAAAATCCCGCTCAACATCTTTAAAGATTTCGCCCGTTCAGTCCCTTATGAACTCCAAGTTCAGCTCTTCGGCAAGTGTTCTAGCCATCTGCCTGGTTTCTCCCCTACTGCCCTTCCAGTCAACGTAGATGGCATCGACTCCTCCCTGCGTCCTCTCGATAGCCTTCAGGAGAAGTTCCTTTTTCAGCGGGTGGGCGTACTTCGGTGCGATGTGGCTGAAGGCCAAGTCGGTCTCGAGTGCCCTCTTCGTCTGCTTGGGTGCATAGTGGCCACCGCCTATGCCTATTGCGACGGGGAACTTGGCCTTTTCGTAGTTCTCCAGAACGTGGACTATCGATTCGGCTATTATCTCGCCGGCCCTGTCTATCACCCACTCCTCCTCGCTCGAGCCTATCTCTATGAAGAGGCTCGGCACGTCGAGCTCGCTCGGCCCGTGGTGGGTCGCCTCGTAGCAGACCGTCCAGCCGAGGTCGTTCAGCTCGTTCATCTTCATGAGGGCGAGCTTCATGGCAGCGGGCTGGGCCACCGCGAGGCTCTCATCTTTTCCACCGTACATTGCCTTCCCCCAGTTGCCCGTGACGTGGGTGGTTAAGGCAGGCAGCTTCTGCTTGCTCGAGTGTCTCGATGCGAACACTATTATCTCCGGCCTTTCCCCAAGCTGGTTCTCTATCTCCCTGTCTAAGTGGTCGTAGTATATCATCTCATCGTTGGTTGTCAGTATCAGGGTCTCGTCCTTCGAGTAGACAGGATTGCCGTCGAAGGTCTTTTCGGTCTCCTTAAAGCCGAAGTTCTCGATCAGCTTCCCCATTATGTTCATGGACGCCAGGTCAACCTTCGTCGTCATTACCACTTTCATGTTTCAACCCCCTCAATGGTTACCCTCCCGATTAAAAGCCTTTGTCCGGGTGGTGGTTCTACTTTCGTATAGTTTGCTTCGATACTCTGTCGACTAACATTCAAGCTCGGCGAAAGATTTACGAAAATGTAACGCAAACTATATAACTTTGAATGTGCTTCAATATCCTAATATGGCCGTTGTGCCATATATGTACATCTTAGTTCGGAGGTGTTTGGGAAAATGAAAAAGTTTGTCTCAATCGGCCTGGTTGCCGTTTTGGTTTTTGCGGTCGTTATGGCCGGCTGTATGAGTCCGAGTGAGGAATCTTCCACAACGGGACCGACCGAGAGCTATTCGGTTGAAATATACACCGGAGGAACCAGCGGTGTCTACTACCCGCTCGGCTCGGCCTATGCCAACATTCTGAACCAGTACAGCCAGAAGGAGACCACCATCAAGATCGAGGCCAGGGCAGTCACCAGCGGCGCCAGTGTTGCCAACGCCCAGGCCATAGGTGAGGGCAGGGCTCAGGCCGCCATCATGCAGAACGACGTTGCATTCTACGCCTTCCACGGCGTCACCCTCGAGGCCTTCCAGGGCAACGCCATCACGAAGCTCCGTGGCGTTGCGGCCCTCTACCCGGAGACCATCCAGTTCGTCGTTAAAGCGGACAGTCCGATAACCAGCCTCCAGGATCTCAAGGGAAGGAAGGTTGCCGTTGGTGCCGCCGGAAGCGGTACGGCAGTTGCCGCCCAGCAGATACTCGAGGCCGCCGGTGTCTGGGACGACGTTGACAAGGTCTACCTCAAGTTCAGTGAGGCCGCCCAGCAGCTCAAACTGGGCCAAATCGACGCGGCCGTTATTGTGTCCGGTGCTCCGACTCCGGCCATTGACCAGATAGCTGTCCAGACTCCCGTCAGGGTTCTCCCGATCGGGGACGACATCCTTCAGAAGCTCAAGAACAGCGGGTACATCTTCTACGTCAGCCAGACCCTTCCGAAGGATACCTACAACGGCATGACCGAGGACACCCCGACCCTCGCGGTCAAGGCAATCCTCGTGGTTAGTGCGGACGTTCCGGACGACGTAGTCTACGCCATGACCAAGCTCCTGTTCGACCACGTCGATGAGCTGAGGCAGGTTCACGCCAAGGCCCAGTACATAAGCTTCGACACCGCCCTCGATGGTATGAGCATCCCGCTCCACCCGGGAGCCATCAAGTATTACGAGGAGAAGGGTAAGGAAGTCCCCAGTGACTTAAAGCCGTGAGGAGGGTCTCTTTGAGCCGAAAAACCCTTTCTTTTTTTGTCGTTTCAATTCTGCTTCTCGTCCTGTTTATCCCCGTGGAAGCGGTCGAGATAGACTTCGATGGATATTCCCATCTGTATCCCCCAGGTTCCCGCATTGAGATCTCGTACATCCACAGCGTCGAGAGGAGCACCGTCATCGAAGTCCTCGTTGCAAACGAGAGCGGCTTCTACTCCGTCGAGATGCGGTGGATGGACTTCGGGGCAGGCCTTCCCGAGGACATAGAGAACCTTACGGGTGGATTTTACGTGAAAAGAACCCACGATTACCTCGGTAGGGGCTTTTCCTACTGGTTCATACCGTTAAACCATGCCAACGTCACGGTGAACGGCTCGCCGCTCCTCGTAGATTCCGACGGTGGGAGGAGCGTTGTTGTGAACTTCCGCCTCAGGCGGGTTCCGCTTGTAATGAGACTCATTGGGAGGTGGTAAAAATGGCAGAGGAACCAAGCATAGATGTCGTTGCCGTGGAGGAGGTTGTCATAGAAAGAACGCGAACCCTCTCCCCCCGGCTGGAGCTGGTCGTGAAAGTGGCAGCCATACTGATAGGCCTCTATGAAATACTGTTTATCTTCAACTTCAACTACACTCTCTACGACCTCTTCCAGCGCCTCGGGATTGAGCTAGAGTTCCTCAGGATAACCTTCCAGCCCAAGCAGGGAGAGGCCTTCGTCATGGCCATGCTCATGGTGATAACCTTCCTGCTCTACCCGATACTTAAGAAGGAGAAGTACTTCAAGAAGGTCTTCGTCTACGACTACATCATGGGCGCCGTCGGTGTCATCTCCATGTTCTACCTCTTCGCTGTCTACGAGAGGTATATACTCACCTCGGCCCTCAACCAGACCGACGTTGTAATGGGTCTCCTGGCCATAATAATGGTTATCGAGGCCACCAGACGTGTCCTCGGCTGGGTGCTCCCGGCTATAGTGGCCGTCTTTCTGCTCTACGGAATCTACGCCATCAACTACGACTGGACCCGCTTCGTTCAGCAGCTCTACTTCGACGAGGGAATCTTTGGAATCCCGTTCTTCGTCATGACCATCTACGTCTTCGCCTTCATATTCTTCGGGGCGTTCCTGCTGAGGATAGGCGTCAGCGACTACATCACAGAGTTCATGATAAGCCTCTTCGGCAAGAGGCCGGGCGGCCCGGCAAAGTCGGCGGTTATATCGAGCGCCCTCATGGGAACAGTCAGCGGCTCCAGCGTCGCCAACGTTCTAACGACCGGAACCTTCACGATACCCCTCATGAAGAAGGCCGGCTACCCACCGGAGATAGCCGGAGCCGTTGAGCCAGTCGCATCGACCGGAGGCCAGCTCATGCCGCCGATCATGGGCGCCGCGGCCTTTATCATGGCGGAGTTCCTGAACCTCCCCTATAACAAGATCATCATAGCGGCGGTTCTTCCGGCCCTCGTCTACTACGGCGGTGTCTATCTCTTCATAGACCTCGAGACCAAGAGGCTCGGTCTGAAGGGCATGGCGGCCGAGGCCTTTAAGACAATGGCGTACTTCCTGAGGAAGCTCTACATCCTCCTGCCCATAGTCGTCATCACGGTCGCCCTCGTCTGGGGAATAGCGCCACAGATAGCCGCAATATCGTCACTCGGCGTTGCCATCTGGGTCGCCTGGATTTCCCGCGATGAGATATTCGGAAACGAGAAGCTCTACGTCGCAGTTTCTCTCGTGGCCACGCTCCTGATGTTCATGGGCAACGAGCTGGACAAGCCCGTCGCACTGGCTCTCCTCGCACTTTTCCTCGTCCTGACGGCACTCGGGCTTATGAAGAAGGGCGTCGCCTTCAACGAGAAGTTCTACATAACCTCCCTCTTCCTGCTCTTCATAAGCCTCACGAAGTACCTCGGCATGACCAGGGAGCAGATAGTTCTCATGACCGGAGTCTTCGGAATAGTCTTTTCGATACTCGTCGGCTACCGTTCCACTCTCGACAGCGGCAAGATGATGTACAGGGCCACCTACGAGGCCATGATAGACGCGGGCAAGACAAGCGTCAGCGTTATGCTGGCTGCTGCCTCAGCAGGACTCATACAGGGCGTCCTCACCATGACCGGAGAGCTGACCAACATCGGCTACCGCCTCATAAACCTCACCGGAGGCAACCTCTGGCTGCTCCTTCTCCTCACGATGGTCTTCAGCCTCATACTCGGTATGGGCGTCCCGACAACGGCCAACTACATCATTACCTCGCTCGTCGCGGCCCCCGCAATATACATGCTGGTCAGGAACATCCCGCCCTACAACCAGCCTGTTCCGGGCTACACCGTGCTAATCGCCATGCTCTCGGCGCACTTCTTCGTGTTCTACTTCGGAATCCTCGCGGACGTCACCCCGCCGGTTGCCCTCGCCAGCTACGCGGGTTCGGCCATAGCGGGAGGTGACTTCTGGAAGACGGCGATGAACGCGGTGAAGTACGCCCTGGCAGGATACATAGGGCCATACATCTACTTCACCCACCCTGAGATGTTCCTTATCACAGTGGACAAGTGGACGGCGACGATGGGCCTGAAGGTGCTGTACTACCTCTTGGCTACACTCTTCGTCATGTACCTGCTGGCGATAGCGCTGACCGGCTTCTACAGCACCCACCTCAAGAAGTGGATGAGGGGAATAATGGGCATCATCGGCCTGGCGGGGGTTACACTGAACCCGATAGTTATAGGCATTGGAGTGGCGGCGTGGCTCGGCCTCAAGTTCTACGGGGCCAAGTTCTCCTCCGAAAAGAGCGCGGGCTGAATTCAGCCCTCTTCTATTATTTTTGTGACTTCACTTGCCAGCTTTTCAGAAGCTTTGGCCGTCTGTTCCGCGGCGTTGTTCGCCGCCTGGGTGAGCGCCCTGAATATGATGAGCACCATCACGAGGGACAGGGCTATCATGAACAGGTACTCAATTGCGGCTTGGGCCTTTCTTCTCAAATCTTTCACCCAATCATAGAACCGTTTTATTCCTAATAATCCTATCGGCTGGTTTGAATTCCAGACAAAAAAGGAAAAAATCAGTACAACATGACCTCAAAGCCCAGCTCGCTGAGCAGATCCGCCAGAACCTCGCTGTCCACGTAGACGAGCAGGTGGTGGTTCCCGAGGGTCCCGTCTATGAAGTCCATCGCATCCTCTACGCGGAGCTTCACCTGGGTTCTGCACCTGAAGTTGCTGTGCTCCTGATCAACAACATTTACTCCGGCAACGACCGCTTTCCTGCCCCTTATCTTGAGCAGGCTCGCCCTCCCCCTGGGGAGCTGAACGTCGACGCCAACGCCCATGCCGCTCTCGAAGTGGGAGCGGATGACGTACTTTCCGATGAGCGGTGCCGTGCAGTGTGCGAGGATTATGTAGTCCTCGCCGAAGTCGGCTATGTTGCCCATGAAGGCGGGCTTGTCAAAGAAGCGTCTCACTATCATCATCCCGACGAGGGAGTTCAGCTCGCCTTCACAGGCCGCAGGAATTCCCTGGGCGTTGAACATCGCGAGGGCAAGGCATGGCGTGGAACCTATCTTGCCTATCAGGTCGAAGCAGCCGATGGTGAAGCCGTCCAGCCTGTAGTCCTCCAGGATTCTCCTTATCGCCACGTATATCCTGCCGGCCTTTACTATATCCTCCCTGTCGGGTTCCTTTATCTCGACCGCCTTCCCGACTATCTCCTCGACGGCCTCCCAGCCCTCCTCCTCGGTGGTTGCATCGTAGTACTCGTAGAACTTCTTGAGGCTTATGTTCGTGTAGGGCAGTTCAAACTTTTCGTTTATCAGCCAGGGGGAAACGCGGCCGATCAAACCAATGCGCATCCTGAGGAACTTGTCGAGGGTTTCTCTCATGTCCTCGTAGCCAAGTAGTGCGGCCTTAAGCTCGTTGAAGTCCTTAACTAGGGTCGAGGGGACGAGCCTCTCCCTGAAGTACTCTCTCAGCTCTATCCCAGCCGCGAGGGAGTTGTTGAACGGGTCGCCATAGATTACTATCGGCCTCCTGTAAACGAAGAACTCCTTCAAAGCGCCCTCGGTACCGCCGGTGAGGGGGTAAAGGACTATAGCGTCGACCTCGTTGAAGTTTACCTCCCCCTTGGCCTCCTTGAAGTCCTTTTTCGTTGATATGAAGAATCCTCCGACCACATCAAATTCCTTTGCGAGGTTCGTTATGAACTCCGACGCCTTTTTCTCGAACGCCTGAGGATTCGCCAGTTCGCTGACTCCAAAAACGACTCCTACTTTCATACTTTCACCCAACCGTTTTAAACTCTCGGCCCTAAATAACCTTGTGGTGGTAGCGTGGCAATGAGGTTTGTCCTCGACACGAGCATCTTCGTCAACCCCGAGATCAGGGGGAAGTTCGGTGACAACCCCACCGAGGCGATGCGTGCTTTCCTCAATTATGCCGAGACCCTCTTTGGGAAGGTGGAGTTCTACATGCCCCCCGGAATCTACCGAGAGGTCATGCACTTCGTCGATGAGGAGGAGCTTCTCCCGGCGATAGAGCTTTACGTAATCAAGAAGCCGCCCAACGTCCACGACATCAAGATTCCGGCATTCGTCGTCTACGAGCTGATCGAGGACATAAGGCGGAGGATAGACAAGGGGCTTCGCGTTGCCGAAAAGGCCGTCCGC
This window of the Thermococcus siculi genome carries:
- the rpl12p gene encoding 50S ribosomal protein P1, yielding MEYVYAALLLHAAGKEITEENLKAVLEAAGVSPDEARIKALVAALEGVNIDEVIEKAAMPVAAPVAVAAAPAAEAPAEAAAEEEEEEEEEASEEEALAGLGALFG
- a CDS encoding 50S ribosomal protein L10 → MAHVAEWKKKEVEELTKIIKSYPVIALVDVAGVPAYPLSKMREKLRGKALLRVSRNTLIELAIKRAAEELNNPELEKLIDHIEGGAGILATEMNPFKLYKLLEESKTPAPAKAGAVVPHDVVIPAGPTSLAPGPLVGEMQALGIPARIEKGKVSIQKDYTVLKAGEVITDQLARILNALGIEPLEVGLNLLAAYEDGIVYTPDVLAIDENEYINMLQQAYMHAFNLSVNTAYPTSETIEAIIQKAFLGAKNVAVEAGYVTPETVEDIFGRALRAVLLIAQELPEDLLDEKTKELLNQQAQMAVATAPQPAEEKVEEAEEEEEEEEASEEDALAGLGALFG
- a CDS encoding 50S ribosomal protein L1, which codes for MAFDRQKIVEAVKEAKARAKPRNFTQTVEMAVNLKDIDLRKPENRFKLEVVLPHGRGKEPKIAVIADGAVAEAAKKLGLDVISGEQLEELAKNPREARKLAKNYDFFIAAAPLMPKIGRYLGRYLGPRNKMPQVVPPTMTNLEPIVARLKRTVRVQLKNNPVVHARIGTEDMDDEKLAENAEAVLNAIINKLERGENQVKSVYVKTTMGPAVKVER
- a CDS encoding 50S ribosomal protein L11, which produces MAQIVEVLVEGGKASPGPPLGPAIGPLGLNVKQVVDEINKATKDFEGMQVPVKIIVTDPKKKSFEIEVGVPPVSQLIKKEIGAPKGSSEAGHTPVGNLTMEQVIRIAKAKQEQMLAADLKAAAKEVIGTALSMGVTVEGKDPREVQREIDEGVYDEIFANAEE
- a CDS encoding transcription elongation factor Spt5, with protein sequence MSDGKIFTVRVTVGQEETTAKLIYSKIKTYNLPVYAILAPSKVKGYIFVEAPSKSAVDEAIKGIRHAKGTLPGVVRFEEIEHFLEEKPAVSGFEPGDIVELIAGPFKGEKAKVVRVDEAKDEIVVELIGSVVPIPVTVRGEYVRLISKRQKE
- a CDS encoding protein translocase SEC61 complex subunit gamma, producing the protein MATNTEKLKNFFAESRRVLLVTKKPGSKEFKMAAKITGIGMILIGSIGLIIRLFGYLITGS
- the ftsZ gene encoding cell division protein FtsZ, which translates into the protein MLKLIEDAIERTSVGPNKVPEAQAPQTDIDEELKRILEQIQAKIYVVGVGGAGCNTINRMMQVGIQGAKVIAVNTDAQDLLKVRAHRKILIGKELTRGLGAGNNPKMGEEAAKESEREIRDALEGADMVFITCGLGGGTGTGAAPVVAEMAKKMGALTVSVVTLPFTVEGIRRIKNAEYGLERLRKNSDTVIVIPNDKLMEVAPTLPIHMAFKVADEILVQAVKGITELITKPGLVNLDFNDVRAVMKDGGVAMIGIGESDSEKRALEAAQQALNSPLLDVDISGAKGALISISGSDVKLEEAQQIIELVTSKLDPEAQVIWGIQLDEELGKMIRILIVVTGVSSPYAVAEEEPTSYYGEEQERKVIKLDLEEL
- a CDS encoding D-aminoacyl-tRNA deacylase, which produces MKVVMTTKVDLASMNIMGKLIENFGFKETEKTFDGNPVYSKDETLILTTNDEMIYYDHLDREIENQLGERPEIIVFASRHSSKQKLPALTTHVTGNWGKAMYGGKDESLAVAQPAAMKLALMKMNELNDLGWTVCYEATHHGPSELDVPSLFIEIGSSEEEWVIDRAGEIIAESIVHVLENYEKAKFPVAIGIGGGHYAPKQTKRALETDLAFSHIAPKYAHPLKKELLLKAIERTQGGVDAIYVDWKGSRGETRQMARTLAEELNLEFIRD
- a CDS encoding TAXI family TRAP transporter solute-binding subunit translates to MKKFVSIGLVAVLVFAVVMAGCMSPSEESSTTGPTESYSVEIYTGGTSGVYYPLGSAYANILNQYSQKETTIKIEARAVTSGASVANAQAIGEGRAQAAIMQNDVAFYAFHGVTLEAFQGNAITKLRGVAALYPETIQFVVKADSPITSLQDLKGRKVAVGAAGSGTAVAAQQILEAAGVWDDVDKVYLKFSEAAQQLKLGQIDAAVIVSGAPTPAIDQIAVQTPVRVLPIGDDILQKLKNSGYIFYVSQTLPKDTYNGMTEDTPTLAVKAILVVSADVPDDVVYAMTKLLFDHVDELRQVHAKAQYISFDTALDGMSIPLHPGAIKYYEEKGKEVPSDLKP
- a CDS encoding DUF1850 domain-containing protein produces the protein MSRKTLSFFVVSILLLVLFIPVEAVEIDFDGYSHLYPPGSRIEISYIHSVERSTVIEVLVANESGFYSVEMRWMDFGAGLPEDIENLTGGFYVKRTHDYLGRGFSYWFIPLNHANVTVNGSPLLVDSDGGRSVVVNFRLRRVPLVMRLIGRW
- a CDS encoding TRAP transporter permease, with translation MAEEPSIDVVAVEEVVIERTRTLSPRLELVVKVAAILIGLYEILFIFNFNYTLYDLFQRLGIELEFLRITFQPKQGEAFVMAMLMVITFLLYPILKKEKYFKKVFVYDYIMGAVGVISMFYLFAVYERYILTSALNQTDVVMGLLAIIMVIEATRRVLGWVLPAIVAVFLLYGIYAINYDWTRFVQQLYFDEGIFGIPFFVMTIYVFAFIFFGAFLLRIGVSDYITEFMISLFGKRPGGPAKSAVISSALMGTVSGSSVANVLTTGTFTIPLMKKAGYPPEIAGAVEPVASTGGQLMPPIMGAAAFIMAEFLNLPYNKIIIAAVLPALVYYGGVYLFIDLETKRLGLKGMAAEAFKTMAYFLRKLYILLPIVVITVALVWGIAPQIAAISSLGVAIWVAWISRDEIFGNEKLYVAVSLVATLLMFMGNELDKPVALALLALFLVLTALGLMKKGVAFNEKFYITSLFLLFISLTKYLGMTREQIVLMTGVFGIVFSILVGYRSTLDSGKMMYRATYEAMIDAGKTSVSVMLAAASAGLIQGVLTMTGELTNIGYRLINLTGGNLWLLLLLTMVFSLILGMGVPTTANYIITSLVAAPAIYMLVRNIPPYNQPVPGYTVLIAMLSAHFFVFYFGILADVTPPVALASYAGSAIAGGDFWKTAMNAVKYALAGYIGPYIYFTHPEMFLITVDKWTATMGLKVLYYLLATLFVMYLLAIALTGFYSTHLKKWMRGIMGIIGLAGVTLNPIVIGIGVAAWLGLKFYGAKFSSEKSAG
- a CDS encoding RNA ligase partner protein, coding for MRFVLDTSIFVNPEIRGKFGDNPTEAMRAFLNYAETLFGKVEFYMPPGIYREVMHFVDEEELLPAIELYVIKKPPNVHDIKIPAFVVYELIEDIRRRIDKGLRVAEKAVRESVIETDNVDKIIQKLRRNYRKALREGIVDSKEDFELILLAKELDATIVSADVGILTWAQKMGIKWIDAANFREVLEGLVSKLTEGKNL